From Qipengyuania psychrotolerans:
GCTGTCTGCAGCTTTCTCGCTCGCAATGCCGGCTGCGCGTGCGAAGCAATCCTGCATCATTGCAATTACGACATATGGCTGAGCATCGTTTTCGGTGATCCAGCTGCCGACACTTGCAGCAACGCGCATCCAGTTGTTGTCAATTGGCCTGCCAAGGTGAACGATCATGCACTCATGAAATGCACTAACCGTGGCTGCCACATCGCAACCTGCAGATACCTGTCCAGCGACGATGGCTTTCAGCAGCCGCGGCTCGACGACCTCCATCACCCAATCGAGGCGGGGTTCGACCTCGGTCCAGATCTGTTCGAGCAGGCGCAGCGCATCAGGGGTGCAGCCGAAGACTTCAAGCCGCTCCTCAACGTGGATTGACGCGCTCTTTCCCCTGGCCTGATCAGACATTCGCACTCCCACTCAAAGCTGTAATGAGCGGGATACGCTAGGGAATTTACATTGTGGTTAACGCCTCGTAGCGGCCTCTACGGCCGGATTTGGCCATCCCCGTGAACCAGGTATTTGAAGCTGCACAACTGCTCCAGCCCGACCGGACCGCGGGCGTGCATCTTGCCTGTTGCGATGCCGATTTCCGCACCCATGCCGAACTCGCCGCCGTCGGAGAACTGGGTGGACGCATTGTGCATTACGACCGCGCTGTCGACTGCGAGCAGGAATTTGCGAGCGGCGGTATCATCTTCCGTCAGGATGGCGTCTGTGTGATGGCTGGAATGCTTCTCGACCCAGGCGATCCCGTCATCGAGACCATCGACAATCTTGATGCTGGCGATGGGACCGAGATATTCAGTGTTCCAGTCGTCTTCGTTGGCAAGCTTGATCCGGTTATCGAGAGCCACGGCTTCGGCATCGCCGCGCAGTTCGCAATCGGCACCCATCGCGTCAGCAATTTTTGGCACGAACTGGTCCGCAACGGCCCGGTCGATCACAATACTTTCGGTTGCGCCGCAGACACCGGTCCGGCGCAGCTTGGCATTGTGAATGACCTCGACCGCCTTGTCGATGTCGGCAGCCTCATGGACATAGCTGTGGCAATTGCCGTCGAGGTGCAGCAGCGTTGGCACGCTTGCCTGATCGCGCACCAGTTCAACCAGGCCGCGTCCGCCGCGCGGGATGACCAGGTCGACGAACTCGTCCGCCTTGAGCAAGGCTGCAACAGCGGCACGATCAGTCGTTTGCACTGTTTGAACTGCGTCCCTGGGCAGGCCTGCTGCAACGAGGCCGCTCTGCATCGCTTCCACGATGACCCGGGTTGAATGGCGGCTCTCGCTGCCGCCCCGCAGGATAATCGCATTCCCGCTTTTGAGGCAGAGGGCCGATGCATCGGCGCCAACATTTGGCCTGCTTTCGTAAATCATCCCGACCACGCCGATGGGCACGGCAACGCGTTCGATCTTCAGGCCATTCGGACGGTCGAAAGTCGCCAGATTACGGCCCACGGGATCGGGCAGTTCGGCAATTTCTTCAAGTGCGCAGGCCATGGCTTCGATGCGGTCATTGGTCAGGCGCAGGCGGTCGATGAAGCTCTCGGGCTTCTTGCCCGCAACGCTGGCCACGTCCCTGTCATTCGCTTCAAGCAGGGCTGGGGCTGCTTCACGAAGCGCCCTCGCTGCTTCGCGCAGGGCAGTGTTCTTGGCGTCGGTGCTGGCGGAAACCAGTCCGCGTGCGGCCTTGCGGGCGCGTTCGCCAAGTTCGTGGATATGGATCTGCGGGTCGAGTGTCTGGTCGGTCATAGTATCTCTTTATCAGTTCAATGTGGCGGGCGGGAGGCGCTGTTCAATCAGCGAAGCTCGACCGCCCGGTCGAAACAGGCTTGCAAGGTCGCGCGCAGCCGTTCGGTCAGTCCGCCGTCGCCGTTCAGCGCATCGAGACCTGCCGCTGTCGTGCCACCCTTGCTGGTGACGGAGTTGCGCAGTTCTTCAAGCGGAGGTGCGCCTTGCGCGCTTGCCATCTCGATTGCACCGCCCATCGTGCCAAGCACCATTTCCCGCGCTTGCTCTTCCGAAAACCCATGCTCCATGGCGACTTCGACATAGGCACGGGCGATCTCGAAGACATAACCCGGGCCGGATCCGGCCACTGCGGTCACATGGTCCAGCTCTTCTTCGGTTTGCACTGTTACTGTGGTCCCGGCACGCGCCATGAAGTCCTGAGCGTGCTGGAGATGAGCGCTGCTTACGTCCGGCGCCGGACAGATCCCGCTTACACCGCGTCCGATGGCGGCGGGCAGGTTCGGCATCACGCGGATAACCGGTGCGCCATGGAGGACCTGCGCCAATCGCGCCGAGGTGTAACCAGCTGCAATCGAAATGACATAGCCGTCATCGCTCAGGTGCTGTTTGTAAGCGGGCATGACATCGTCGATCATTTGCGGCTTCACCGCGACTATGATGCAATCGAAGCGCTCTTCACCCAGTGCCCCGCGATCAGCGAGGAGGCTGGCACCGCCAGGAACGCTGTTCTGACCCGGATCGATAACGGTGATCGCCTCCGGCCCCTTGGACCATTGTTCCAATAGAGCGGAGCCCATTTTTCCGCATCCGACAATAAGAACAGAATTAATAATAGTCTTTTGCCATTTCCGCACGTCTCGGTGCATTTAATAAGTAAACAGTTCTTGTAACAACTAGTTGTAGTTAATCATCCGCAATGGATGATAGCCGTGAGTTGGTATATTTTAGGAGCTATACGATAAATTTCGTATTCCCTATTGTGCAGTGCACCATTACCATCTATATGTCTTTCTGAAAATTTCAAGGCTGAATAATATTTCGACTATGACCAAACCAAAGACCATTGTTGTTAAAATCGGGTCCGCGCTGCTCGCAAATCAGGATTTGCTAACACCGCGCTACGGCTTCCTCCAGCGTCTTATGGAGGACATCGCCCATCTGCGATCGCAAGACTGGAACGTAATCGTCTGTTCCTCCGGCTCGGTGGCACTGGGCCTGCGTATAATCGGTGAAACTCCCCAGAGCGCAGGCGTATCCGACAAGCAGGCGGCTGCTGCATGCGGAATGCCCTTGCTCCTCAATGCATACAAGCAGGTCGGACATGAATTCGGGTTCGATATCGCCCAAGTGTTGCTCACTTTGGGGGATTTCGAAGATCATCGCCGTTTCCTCAACACGCGCAACACTGTCCACCGGCTGCTGAGTTCTGGCATCATGCCGATCGTCAATGAAAACGATACCATCACGACGGAAGAAATCCGGGTCGGCGATAACGACCGTCTGGCTGCCAAGGTTGCTCAGATGGTCGGCGCAAGCGACTTCATCATTCTTACCGGTGTAGACGGCCTTTATGATCGCAATCCGGATGATCCCGAGGCCAAGTTTGTCCCCGAGGTGCATGATGTGAATGATTACATGGATGCAACCAAGGGCAAGAGCACTCTTGGGACGGGCGGAATGGAAACCAAGCTTCAGGCTGCCAATATGGCCCAGGAGGCGGGGGTCACCACGTGGATTGCGCAAGGTGAGGCGGACAGGCCGCTTTCGCGCGTCCTCGAAGGCACCGGCCGAGCGACCAAATTCTTTCCGAATCCGGAACCGATGTCAGGTTGGGACAGCTGGATCACCAATCGCCTGCAAATGGCTGGCAGCCTGGTTGTTTCGGAAACCGTGGCCACTGAATTGGCCGAGGTTAATCGGCCGATCCGCCGTGTTGATGTCATTTCTGCCGATGGCGACTTCACCCGGGGCGACGTGCTGCACATTTACGATAGCAACGGGGTCGAGCGCGCGCGCGGACTTTCCGATTTTACATCTGAAGAACTGCGCGTGATGATCAACAATCCGGAGACCGAAGCCGAGCAATTGCTGGGTTATCGCACCAAGGGCGAAATCATACGCCACAACAATCTTGTAATGCTCGATACCCGGCATGTCCTTTGGGATGCCCCTTCGTCGATGAGCGAAGGGTAAGGCCGGACAGTTCAGACCGCGGCGTTGCCGCTCGCCATCGCGGTATCTACCGTGTTGAAAGTAGTCGACAATTCCGGACCCAGCGACTGCAATGCTGTAATGGCGGCCACAGCGATCAGAGCGGTGATCAGACCGTATTCGATCGCAGTCGCTCCCGCCTGGTCTTTCACGATGCTTCTTATAACGCGCATTGAGCAACGCTCCCGTGTGATGGTGGCTTTCAGTCGCTAACCTCGGCCCGGTTCGGTTTATATTCCGGAAAAAAGGCGGGTTAATCCGCGTACACCATCGCGGCGTTAATCTCGTGGATGCCTTGAGAACTTCACTTGGCGTTCAGCGGGGGGGTGGTTATAGGCTCGTCGCCATGACGACCAACTCGCGTTTCTCTCGCAAACTCGCCCTCGGTGCCCTTTTGGGTGCGACCCTCCTGACTGCTGGCTGTGCAAGCCGCGGCGGGGGCGGCCCGGAAGATACAGCTTACGTCGCGCGCGACGTGGAAACGCTTTACGCTGAAGCGCGCTCGCGGCTCGATCGCGGCCAGCCTCAGTTGGCGGCTGCGCTGTTTGACGAGGTTGAACGTCAGCATCCCTATTCGCCGTGGGCCCGCCGTGCCCAGCTGATGTCTGCATTCAGCTATTACGTCGCCAGCGATTACAACAAGTCGGTATCTTCGGCGCAGCGTTTCCTGTCGATCCATCCGGGTAACAAGGATGCGCCTTACGCCTATTACCTGATCGCCCTCAGCTATTACGAACAGATCAGTGACGTTCAGCGCGATCAGAAGGTAACCGAGCAGGCACTGACTGCCCTGCGCGAAGTGGACCGCCGTTTTCCGCAGACTTCCTATGCGGCAGATGCTCGTTTGAAAATTGACCTTGTGCGCGATCACCTCGCTGGCAAGGAGATGGAAATCGGCCGATATTACCAGCGTTCCGGCAAGTGGATCGCGGCGCAAATCCGGTTCCAGAACGTGGTCGAAACATATCAGACAACCAGCCACGCACCGGAAGCTCTCTACCGCCTCACAGAATCCAGCCTCGCTCTTGGTGTTCGTCCCGAAGCTGTGAAATATGCAGCCGTCCTCGGTGCCAATTATCC
This genomic window contains:
- a CDS encoding glutamate-5-semialdehyde dehydrogenase, translated to MTDQTLDPQIHIHELGERARKAARGLVSASTDAKNTALREAARALREAAPALLEANDRDVASVAGKKPESFIDRLRLTNDRIEAMACALEEIAELPDPVGRNLATFDRPNGLKIERVAVPIGVVGMIYESRPNVGADASALCLKSGNAIILRGGSESRHSTRVIVEAMQSGLVAAGLPRDAVQTVQTTDRAAVAALLKADEFVDLVIPRGGRGLVELVRDQASVPTLLHLDGNCHSYVHEAADIDKAVEVIHNAKLRRTGVCGATESIVIDRAVADQFVPKIADAMGADCELRGDAEAVALDNRIKLANEDDWNTEYLGPIASIKIVDGLDDGIAWVEKHSSHHTDAILTEDDTAARKFLLAVDSAVVMHNASTQFSDGGEFGMGAEIGIATGKMHARGPVGLEQLCSFKYLVHGDGQIRP
- a CDS encoding pyrroline-5-carboxylate reductase family protein — protein: MHRDVRKWQKTIINSVLIVGCGKMGSALLEQWSKGPEAITVIDPGQNSVPGGASLLADRGALGEERFDCIIVAVKPQMIDDVMPAYKQHLSDDGYVISIAAGYTSARLAQVLHGAPVIRVMPNLPAAIGRGVSGICPAPDVSSAHLQHAQDFMARAGTTVTVQTEEELDHVTAVAGSGPGYVFEIARAYVEVAMEHGFSEEQAREMVLGTMGGAIEMASAQGAPPLEELRNSVTSKGGTTAAGLDALNGDGGLTERLRATLQACFDRAVELR
- the proB gene encoding glutamate 5-kinase translates to MTKPKTIVVKIGSALLANQDLLTPRYGFLQRLMEDIAHLRSQDWNVIVCSSGSVALGLRIIGETPQSAGVSDKQAAAACGMPLLLNAYKQVGHEFGFDIAQVLLTLGDFEDHRRFLNTRNTVHRLLSSGIMPIVNENDTITTEEIRVGDNDRLAAKVAQMVGASDFIILTGVDGLYDRNPDDPEAKFVPEVHDVNDYMDATKGKSTLGTGGMETKLQAANMAQEAGVTTWIAQGEADRPLSRVLEGTGRATKFFPNPEPMSGWDSWITNRLQMAGSLVVSETVATELAEVNRPIRRVDVISADGDFTRGDVLHIYDSNGVERARGLSDFTSEELRVMINNPETEAEQLLGYRTKGEIIRHNNLVMLDTRHVLWDAPSSMSEG
- a CDS encoding Flp family type IVb pilin, coding for MRVIRSIVKDQAGATAIEYGLITALIAVAAITALQSLGPELSTTFNTVDTAMASGNAAV
- a CDS encoding outer membrane protein assembly factor BamD: MTTNSRFSRKLALGALLGATLLTAGCASRGGGGPEDTAYVARDVETLYAEARSRLDRGQPQLAAALFDEVERQHPYSPWARRAQLMSAFSYYVASDYNKSVSSAQRFLSIHPGNKDAPYAYYLIALSYYEQISDVQRDQKVTEQALTALREVDRRFPQTSYAADARLKIDLVRDHLAGKEMEIGRYYQRSGKWIAAQIRFQNVVETYQTTSHAPEALYRLTESSLALGVRPEAVKYAAVLGANYPGSEWYEKAFELIEDHAAGVSAS